In Musa acuminata AAA Group cultivar baxijiao chromosome BXJ2-10, Cavendish_Baxijiao_AAA, whole genome shotgun sequence, a genomic segment contains:
- the LOC135624251 gene encoding F-box protein SKIP5-like, with protein MRFHREGDCSDILREKLTDTTKERAMVKRRWKVSVAAAAAASFSAAASPIHSLDDGCLMHIFSFLTPIPDRYSIALVCHRWRCLVCHPRLWLRVENSIRNMGEPGVFPNLEAAISAARPGDTILIAPGLDHVACNIQIKKPLCLIGGGELPDDTVLTCSRGSESALEFLSTCKITNLMIRAELGCCLLHRSGRLTIEGCILQCEENPLDYLSFPIMSTANGCHAFPQPVKGHGDGVTVARTRIEGGAKAVWTSGNLVLQRVRAIYSRTSIFFWFEVAEQ; from the exons ATGCGTTTCCACAGAGAAGGGGATTGCTCGGACATCTTGAGAGAGAAACTAACAGATACGACCAAGGAGCGGGCCATGGTGAAGAGGCGGTGGAAGGTGAGCGTCGCGGCTGCGGCGGCAGCTTCTTTCTCTGCGGCTGCTTCCCCCATCCATAGCCTCGACGACGGATGCCTTATGCACATCTTTAGCTTCCTCACGCCCATACCAG ATCGCTACAGTATCGCCCTTGTTTGCCACAGGTGGCGCTGCCTGGTGTGTCATCCCCGACTATGGTTGCGAGTGGAaaattctattagaaacatgggtGAGCCTGGAGTTTTTCCCAATCTTGAGGCTGCAATTTCTGCTGCAAG GCCTGGTGATACCATTCTGATTGCTCCTGGTTTGGATCACGTTGCTTGTAATATCCAGATCAAAAAGCCTCTTTGCCTA ATCGGTGGGGGTGAACTTCCGGATGATACTGTATTGACTTGTTCTCGTGGCTCTGAAAG CGCATTGGAGTTTCTTTCCACCTGCAAGATAACTAATTTGATGATCAGAGCAGAGCTAGGATGTTGCTTGCTTCACCGGAGCGGGAGATTAACAATTGAAGGGTGCATTCTTCAGTGTGAAGAAAACCCATTAGATTATCTCTCCTTTCCAATAATGAGCACAGCCAATGGATGCCATGCATTTCCACAGCCGGTAAAGGGACATGGAGATGGTGTCACGGTTGCTCGGACAAGAATTGAAGGTGGTGCCAAGGCTGTTTGGACCAGTGGCAATTTGGTGTTGCAACGTGTACGAGCCATTTACTCGCGAACTTCCATCTTTTTCTGGTTTGAAGTCGCGGAGCAGTAG